The Proteus vulgaris genome has a segment encoding these proteins:
- the nrdE_2 gene encoding ribonucleoside-diphosphate reductase alpha chain, with translation MVALTLAKGDTELAIHLVDEIISGRFQPATPTFLNCGKQQRGELVSCFLLRIEDNMESIGRSVNSALQLSKRGRWCRISTH, from the coding sequence ATGGTTGCCCTCACCCTTGCAAAAGGTGATACCGAGCTTGCCATTCATCTTGTTGATGAAATTATTAGTGGTCGTTTCCAACCCGCCACACCAACATTCCTAAATTGTGGAAAACAACAGCGTGGTGAGTTGGTTTCCTGCTTTCTATTGCGTATCGAAGATAATATGGAATCTATTGGTCGATCGGTAAATTCGGCATTACAGCTTTCTAAACGGGGGAGGTGGTGTCGCATTTCTACTCACTAA
- the nrdE_3 gene encoding ribonucleoside-diphosphate reductase alpha chain, protein MTTSIEQLDYHALNAMLNLYDEQGNIQFDKDKLATHHFFRQHVNQNTVFFHDLKEKLEFLVQQHYYETQVLEQYEFAFIKQLFKHAYSKKFRFQSFLGLLSTIPVTP, encoded by the coding sequence ATGACAACATCAATAGAACAACTTGATTACCATGCCTTAAACGCCATGCTAAATCTCTATGATGAGCAAGGTAATATTCAGTTTGATAAAGACAAATTAGCAACGCATCATTTTTTTCGTCAACATGTAAATCAAAATACGGTATTTTTTCATGATCTAAAAGAAAAGCTCGAGTTTTTAGTACAGCAACACTATTACGAAACTCAAGTGCTAGAACAATATGAATTTGCCTTTATCAAACAGCTATTCAAACATGCTTATAGCAAAAAATTTCGCTTTCAATCTTTTTTAGGGCTTTTAAGTACTATACCAGTTACACCTTAA
- the nrdI gene encoding NrdI protein, whose protein sequence is MQTAPLIYFSSRSENCHRFVQKLNLQATRIIEDEILLATQPFVLLCPTYGGGGTKGAVPKAVIQFLNIPENRQLIRGVIASGNTNFGAAYGLAGDIIAQKCQIPFLYRFELLGTPEDEKRVKTGLRTFWSNLADQCVTR, encoded by the coding sequence ATGCAAACTGCACCTTTGATCTATTTCTCAAGTCGCTCAGAAAACTGTCATCGCTTTGTGCAAAAGCTCAATTTACAAGCGACTAGAATTATTGAAGATGAAATCTTGCTCGCAACACAACCCTTTGTGTTGCTTTGCCCTACTTATGGTGGCGGTGGAACTAAAGGTGCAGTTCCTAAGGCGGTTATTCAGTTTTTAAATATTCCTGAAAATCGTCAATTAATACGTGGTGTTATTGCTTCTGGAAATACAAACTTTGGTGCAGCTTATGGGTTAGCAGGTGACATCATTGCACAAAAATGCCAAATCCCTTTTTTGTATCGATTTGAATTATTAGGCACACCAGAAGATGAAAAACGCGTAAAAACCGGCTTAAGGACGTTTTGGTCTAATCTGGCAGACCAATGTGTCACGAGATAA
- the nrdH gene encoding glutaredoxin-like protein: MSVILYTKPNCVQCSATERALKQKNIPFVAVDLTQDTQALAQIVSMGYRQVPVVVHGEQHWSGFCPDKIGQITL; this comes from the coding sequence ATGTCTGTTATCCTCTATACCAAGCCAAATTGCGTTCAATGCAGCGCCACAGAGCGTGCGTTAAAACAAAAAAACATTCCATTTGTTGCAGTTGATCTGACCCAAGATACACAAGCCTTAGCGCAAATTGTCTCTATGGGATATCGCCAAGTTCCCGTCGTTGTTCATGGAGAACAACATTGGTCCGGTTTCTGCCCTGATAAGATAGGACAAATTACGCTCTAA
- the ogt gene encoding methylated-DNA--protein-cysteine methyltransferase: protein MYQDYLDAPIGFPKPYISITANEKGITSLYFVNDKDIAVNSSTVIKQCIKQLKEYFAGNRTTFSIPLAPEGTEFQSRVWKTLQTIPFGEVWSYKKLALTLGSVNYCRAVGMANSRNPISLIIPCHRVIGHNGKLVGYTGGVDIKRWLLQYEKIEIDE, encoded by the coding sequence ATGTACCAAGACTATCTCGATGCACCTATAGGTTTCCCAAAACCCTATATCTCTATTACAGCAAATGAAAAAGGGATCACCAGCCTCTATTTTGTAAATGATAAAGATATTGCTGTGAATTCAAGCACTGTTATTAAACAGTGCATAAAACAACTAAAAGAGTATTTTGCAGGTAATCGTACAACTTTTTCTATCCCGTTGGCGCCAGAGGGAACAGAATTCCAAAGTCGAGTTTGGAAAACATTACAAACTATTCCTTTTGGCGAAGTTTGGAGTTATAAAAAATTGGCACTTACATTAGGTTCAGTCAATTATTGCAGAGCGGTAGGAATGGCGAATTCACGAAATCCGATTTCTTTAATTATTCCTTGTCATCGTGTTATTGGCCATAACGGCAAGTTAGTCGGTTACACGGGGGGGGTGGATATTAAGCGTTGGCTACTTCAATATGAAAAAATAGAGATTGATGAATAG
- the crcB gene encoding membrane protein (protein CrcB), giving the protein MLNIAIAVFIGGGLGSVLRWLISYRLNSILPHFATGTFIANCIGAFIIAFGIAWFSKAPHIDPIWKIMLTTGFCGGLTTFSTFSVEVVALLTEGKIGWALSTMGANLAGSFLMTAFAFWLLREM; this is encoded by the coding sequence ATGCTTAATATTGCAATTGCTGTATTTATAGGTGGTGGTTTAGGTAGCGTATTACGCTGGCTGATTAGCTACCGCCTAAATTCTATTCTTCCACATTTTGCCACAGGCACCTTTATTGCTAACTGTATTGGTGCCTTTATTATTGCTTTTGGTATTGCTTGGTTTAGCAAAGCACCGCATATTGATCCTATTTGGAAAATTATGCTAACAACGGGCTTTTGTGGCGGTTTGACAACCTTCTCAACCTTTTCGGTTGAAGTGGTTGCACTCTTAACGGAAGGTAAAATTGGATGGGCATTAAGTACAATGGGCGCTAACTTAGCGGGATCATTTTTAATGACTGCATTTGCATTTTGGTTATTACGTGAAATGTAA
- the lipA gene encoding lipoyl synthase, whose protein sequence is MSKPIQMERGVKYRDADKMALIPVKTVATEREQLLRKPDWMKIKLPADSSKIQGIKAAMRKNGLHSVCEEASCPNLAECFNHGTATFMILGAICTRRCPFCDVAHGRPNAPDPQEPEKLAQTIKDMGLRYVVITSVDRDDLRDGGAQHFADCISAIRAKNPTIRIETLVPDFRGRMDKALEILTDTPPDVFNHNLENVPRVYRQVRPGANYQWSLTLLERFKQAHPDIPTKSGLMVGLGETNEEIIDVMRDLRKHGVTMLTLGQYLQPSRHHLPVQRYVSPDEFEYMKEQALAMGFTHAACGPFVRSSYHADLQAQGIEVK, encoded by the coding sequence ATGAGTAAACCTATTCAGATGGAACGCGGAGTCAAATATCGCGATGCCGATAAAATGGCACTTATTCCTGTTAAAACAGTCGCTACAGAACGTGAACAACTGCTACGCAAACCTGATTGGATGAAAATAAAGCTGCCCGCTGATTCAAGTAAAATTCAAGGCATCAAAGCAGCAATGCGTAAAAATGGCCTTCATTCTGTGTGCGAAGAAGCATCTTGCCCTAACCTTGCAGAGTGCTTTAACCATGGAACAGCGACCTTTATGATCTTAGGCGCAATCTGCACACGCCGTTGCCCGTTTTGCGATGTCGCACATGGTCGCCCAAATGCACCCGATCCACAAGAGCCAGAAAAACTTGCTCAAACCATTAAAGATATGGGATTACGCTACGTCGTTATTACCTCTGTAGACCGTGATGATTTACGTGATGGTGGCGCTCAGCATTTTGCTGATTGTATTTCAGCTATTCGCGCAAAAAATCCCACTATTCGTATTGAAACATTAGTTCCTGATTTTCGTGGCCGTATGGATAAAGCTCTTGAGATCCTCACAGATACGCCACCTGATGTCTTTAACCATAACTTAGAGAACGTTCCTCGTGTTTATCGCCAAGTACGTCCAGGTGCTAACTATCAATGGTCATTAACATTGCTAGAGCGATTTAAGCAAGCACATCCTGATATTCCGACAAAATCAGGTTTAATGGTTGGCCTTGGGGAAACCAACGAAGAAATCATTGACGTTATGCGTGATCTGCGTAAACATGGGGTAACGATGCTGACATTAGGGCAATATCTACAGCCAAGTCGTCACCATCTTCCTGTTCAACGCTACGTCAGTCCTGACGAGTTTGAATATATGAAAGAGCAAGCACTTGCGATGGGTTTTACCCATGCAGCTTGTGGGCCGTTTGTTCGCTCATCTTATCATGCCGATCTTCAAGCTCAGGGGATTGAGGTTAAATAA
- the lipB gene encoding lipoyltransferase: MKIFTVQDKTIIIRQLGVKPYLPVSDSMHQFTEKRESHTPDEIWLVQHEQVFTQGQAGKAEHLLNTGSIPVIQSDRGGQVTYHGPGQQVMYVLVDLKRNHIGVRQLVTALENTVIKTLAEFNVEAYARADAPGVYVKGDKICSLGLRIRKGCSFHGLALNIDMDLSPFARINPCGYSDLKMTQLIDFAPNTTTTQVAPLLVKHFCTQLGFQPQ, from the coding sequence ATGAAGATTTTCACGGTGCAAGACAAAACAATCATTATTCGCCAATTAGGTGTGAAACCCTATTTACCGGTTTCTGATTCTATGCATCAGTTTACGGAAAAACGGGAAAGTCACACGCCTGATGAAATATGGCTCGTTCAACATGAACAAGTTTTTACTCAAGGTCAGGCTGGTAAAGCTGAACATTTATTAAACACAGGGTCTATTCCTGTTATTCAATCTGATCGTGGAGGTCAGGTGACTTATCATGGCCCAGGCCAACAAGTCATGTATGTTTTAGTGGATTTAAAACGTAACCATATTGGTGTTCGCCAATTAGTCACAGCACTTGAAAATACCGTTATTAAAACGCTAGCGGAATTTAATGTAGAAGCCTATGCTCGCGCGGATGCACCGGGCGTGTATGTTAAAGGCGATAAAATTTGTTCATTAGGGTTACGTATCCGTAAAGGTTGCTCCTTTCACGGCTTAGCCCTCAATATCGATATGGATTTATCCCCTTTTGCACGAATAAATCCTTGTGGTTATTCTGATCTGAAAATGACACAGTTAATTGATTTTGCTCCTAATACGACAACTACACAGGTAGCACCATTATTAGTTAAGCATTTTTGTACACAACTAGGATTCCAACCACAGTAA
- the ybeD gene encoding Uncharacterized conserved protein, with the protein MMKTKLNELLEFPCSFTYKVMGHAKPELVDQVVEVIQRHAPGDYTPSVKPSSKGNYHSVSITINATHIDQVETLYKELGELELVRMVL; encoded by the coding sequence ATGATGAAAACAAAATTAAACGAACTGTTAGAGTTCCCATGTTCTTTCACTTATAAAGTGATGGGTCATGCAAAACCAGAATTAGTTGATCAAGTCGTTGAAGTTATTCAACGTCATGCCCCTGGTGATTACACACCTTCGGTAAAGCCAAGTAGTAAAGGTAATTACCATTCCGTGTCTATTACCATCAATGCAACTCATATCGATCAAGTCGAAACGCTCTATAAAGAGTTAGGTGAGCTTGAACTAGTTCGTATGGTTCTTTAA
- the dacA gene encoding D-alanyl-D-alanine carboxypeptidase fraction A, with protein sequence MKQTLPAKSLRTSLLSATFALLTVTHQSLADDSLKTMIPAVPNIEAESYILIDYNSGKVLAEMNADVRRDPASLTKMMTSYVIGQSIRAGKITNNDIVPIGEEAWATGNPVFRGSSLMFLKPGDQVTVAQLTRGINLQSGNDACVAMASYIAGSQDTFVTMMNDYVKRLGLQNTQFQTVHGLDAPGQYSSARDMALIGAALIRDVPDEYAIYKEKEYTYNNIRQVNRNGLLWDTSLNVDGIKTGHTASAGYNLVASATEGDMRLISAVMGGHSSKGRDAESKKLLTWGFRFFETVKPLQVGKEFAAEPIWYGETDKVQLGVDKDVYLTIPRGRLKDLKASYVLDNVELHAPVTKNQVVGTINFQLDGQIIEQSPLVVMNEVKEGGFFSRIIDYIKLLFSHWFG encoded by the coding sequence ATGAAACAAACACTACCCGCTAAATCACTAAGAACGAGCCTATTAAGTGCCACTTTTGCTTTATTGACAGTAACGCATCAAAGTCTGGCTGATGATTCACTAAAAACAATGATACCCGCTGTTCCTAATATTGAAGCCGAATCTTATATTCTTATTGATTATAATTCTGGGAAAGTGCTGGCTGAAATGAATGCGGATGTTCGTCGTGATCCTGCGAGTTTAACCAAAATGATGACCAGTTATGTTATTGGACAGTCTATTCGCGCAGGTAAAATTACTAATAATGATATTGTCCCTATTGGTGAAGAAGCTTGGGCAACAGGTAATCCAGTTTTCCGTGGCTCTTCTTTAATGTTCTTAAAACCAGGCGACCAAGTTACTGTTGCACAATTAACCCGTGGTATTAATTTGCAATCAGGTAATGATGCTTGTGTGGCAATGGCCTCTTATATCGCAGGTAGTCAAGATACATTTGTGACTATGATGAATGATTACGTTAAGCGCCTCGGTTTACAAAATACGCAATTCCAAACAGTACATGGTCTTGATGCCCCGGGGCAATATAGCTCTGCTCGTGATATGGCGCTGATTGGTGCCGCATTAATTCGTGATGTACCTGACGAATATGCCATATACAAAGAAAAAGAATATACTTACAACAATATCCGCCAAGTAAATCGCAATGGATTGTTATGGGATACCAGTTTAAATGTGGATGGTATTAAAACAGGTCACACCGCATCAGCAGGTTATAATTTAGTCGCTTCTGCAACCGAAGGCGACATGCGCTTAATTTCAGCAGTAATGGGGGGGCATTCATCTAAAGGCCGTGATGCTGAAAGTAAAAAACTACTGACTTGGGGATTTCGCTTCTTTGAAACGGTAAAGCCACTACAAGTGGGTAAAGAATTTGCGGCAGAGCCAATTTGGTATGGCGAAACAGATAAAGTACAATTAGGTGTAGATAAAGATGTTTATTTAACTATTCCTCGTGGCCGTTTAAAAGACTTAAAAGCGAGTTATGTACTTGATAATGTAGAACTGCATGCCCCCGTCACTAAAAACCAAGTTGTTGGAACCATTAATTTCCAACTTGATGGGCAAATTATCGAACAGTCCCCTCTCGTAGTGATGAATGAAGTAAAAGAAGGTGGTTTCTTTAGTCGCATTATCGATTACATCAAATTATTATTCTCCCACTGGTTTGGCTAA
- the rlpA gene encoding rare lipoprotein A — MRLQWVLIGISALLLSGCVVNKSNTNKQPAPLPNVQAQRVLGAEPRYEPYHPTANQDYRKNGVIYRIVTDPANFSERGEAIVYDSLAMSRLTTIGERINPYEFAAAHPTLPIPSYVKITNLLNGRTMVVRINDRGPYVNGKQIQVTPAVSDSLRLMPTTPLQIEGIVVDQNGHMSGIGTHGAQIEKKTTALPERPNFNVQPATPAPLTTSTPINNNSPIEPPAPAKTSPPAPVLTPTPVETKAPTSNAIQQGFYVQVGALSNENNAQIWLNDLSSSFSTQGVINKADGLYKVQLGPYSSKDQAEAIRSKLKQIKDISGFIITQ; from the coding sequence ATGCGTCTGCAATGGGTTTTGATAGGTATCAGTGCATTGCTACTTTCGGGGTGTGTTGTTAATAAATCCAACACCAATAAACAGCCAGCACCATTACCTAATGTGCAAGCTCAACGTGTTCTCGGTGCTGAACCTCGTTACGAGCCTTATCACCCAACGGCAAATCAAGATTACAGAAAAAATGGGGTGATCTATCGTATTGTCACTGATCCTGCTAACTTTAGTGAACGAGGAGAAGCTATTGTTTATGATAGTTTAGCAATGAGTCGTTTAACAACGATTGGTGAACGAATCAATCCTTATGAGTTTGCGGCCGCACATCCCACATTACCCATTCCGAGCTATGTGAAGATCACCAATTTACTTAATGGACGCACCATGGTTGTCCGTATTAACGATCGAGGCCCTTACGTCAATGGCAAACAAATCCAAGTCACTCCGGCTGTTTCTGATAGCTTACGTTTGATGCCAACAACCCCTTTACAAATTGAAGGAATTGTCGTTGATCAAAATGGTCATATGAGCGGTATTGGCACACATGGAGCGCAGATCGAGAAAAAAACAACCGCCTTACCCGAACGCCCTAATTTTAATGTTCAGCCAGCAACACCTGCACCATTAACGACATCAACGCCAATCAATAACAATAGCCCCATTGAGCCACCAGCCCCAGCAAAAACGTCACCCCCTGCACCAGTTTTAACGCCTACTCCAGTAGAGACAAAAGCACCAACCTCAAACGCGATACAACAAGGCTTTTATGTACAGGTTGGCGCACTCAGTAACGAAAATAATGCTCAAATTTGGCTCAATGATTTGTCGTCATCATTTAGTACTCAAGGTGTGATTAATAAAGCAGATGGACTATATAAAGTACAACTTGGCCCTTATTCCTCAAAAGATCAAGCCGAAGCAATAAGAAGCAAACTGAAACAGATTAAAGATATCTCTGGGTTTATTATTACCCAATAA
- the rodA_1 gene encoding cell wall shape-determining protein, which translates to MHDYQQARVMMLLDPESDPLGAGYHIIQSKIAIGSGGLHGKGWLQGTQSQLEFLPERHTDFIFAVLAEELGLIGVLILLALYILLIARGLYLATKAQNTFGRVMIGGLMLIFFVYVFVNIGMVSGILPVVGVPLPLMSYGGSALIVLMAGFGIVMSIHTHRKLLSKSL; encoded by the coding sequence ATGCATGATTACCAACAAGCACGGGTAATGATGCTTCTCGATCCGGAATCAGACCCACTTGGTGCTGGATATCATATCATCCAATCTAAAATTGCCATTGGTTCTGGCGGATTACATGGAAAAGGATGGTTACAAGGCACGCAATCTCAATTAGAATTCTTACCAGAGCGCCATACAGACTTTATTTTTGCTGTATTGGCTGAAGAACTCGGATTAATTGGTGTTTTGATACTATTAGCTCTTTATATACTCTTAATTGCGCGAGGCCTTTACCTTGCAACAAAAGCACAAAATACATTTGGCAGAGTAATGATTGGCGGATTAATGCTAATTTTCTTTGTCTATGTCTTTGTCAACATAGGAATGGTGAGTGGTATTCTTCCTGTTGTCGGTGTTCCGTTACCGCTTATGAGTTATGGAGGCTCTGCCCTAATTGTCTTAATGGCAGGATTTGGCATTGTTATGTCTATTCATACACACCGAAAACTATTATCAAAAAGTTTATAA
- the rodA_2 gene encoding cell wall shape-determining protein, with the protein MKVGLLISIFFALSCLSLWMFSVKLVKGPQRWLDLGIVRFQPSEIAKIAVPLMVARFMNRDICPPTLRNTAIALVLIFVPTLLVAAQPDLGTSILVAASGLFVLFLAGMSWRLITIAIILVAAFIPHTLVFPDA; encoded by the coding sequence ATGAAAGTTGGGCTCCTCATCTCTATTTTTTTTGCGTTATCTTGCTTATCCTTGTGGATGTTTTCGGTCAAATTAGTAAAGGGGCCACAACGTTGGTTAGATTTAGGTATTGTGCGTTTTCAACCTTCAGAAATAGCTAAAATTGCGGTACCTTTAATGGTAGCGCGATTTATGAATCGCGATATATGTCCACCGACATTACGTAATACAGCCATTGCATTGGTACTTATTTTTGTTCCAACCTTATTAGTTGCGGCACAACCTGACTTAGGAACGTCCATCCTTGTTGCTGCTTCAGGGTTATTTGTTCTTTTCCTTGCAGGAATGAGTTGGCGTCTTATCACTATAGCTATCATTCTTGTTGCTGCCTTTATCCCCCATACTTTGGTTTTTCCTGATGCATGA
- the pbpA gene encoding penicillin-binding protein 2: MKRKKRTPFRDYTAESRLFIRRVIVAFSVIIILSGILVFNLNHLQIVRHDDYQTRSNDNRIKLVPIAPSRGIIYDRKGIPLALNRTIYQLEVVPEKVTNLQETLESLRDVVDLTDEDIATFEKERKRSRRFSSIALKTTLSQVQVARFAINQYRYPGLEIKGYQRRYYPYGSALTHVIGYVAKINDKDVERLDKEGLSPNYAATHDIGKLGIERYYESVLHGTTGYEEVEVNSRGRVIRQLHEQPPQAGKDIYLTIDLELQTYIETLLTTSRAAVVVTDPRNGEILALVSNPSYDPNLFVGGISNTDYQGLLNNPDRPLINRTTQGLYPPASTVKPFMSVAALSEGVITANTTIHDPGWWQLPGSEKRYRDWKRWGHGKLNVTKSIVESADTFFYQVAYDMGIDRISTWMSRFGYGEYTGIDLSEERNGIMPTREWKQQRYKKPWYQGDTIPVGIGQGYWTATPIQMTKALMTLINDGQVKTPHLLYGTKLGNEMLPYVDTETRQIGDINSGYWELAKHGMYGVANFPNGTGRRSFADAPYKIAAKSGTAQVFSYETYNASQLAEHLRDHKLMIAFAPYDNPTVAISIILENGGAGPSVGDITRQILDHILLGDNNTVLPDSPPAPRGSEE; the protein is encoded by the coding sequence ATGAAGAGAAAAAAACGTACCCCGTTTCGAGATTATACTGCGGAATCAAGATTGTTTATCCGCCGTGTAATTGTCGCATTTTCAGTAATTATTATACTAAGTGGTATTTTGGTTTTTAACCTCAATCACTTACAAATCGTTCGCCATGACGATTACCAAACACGTTCAAATGATAACCGAATTAAACTCGTCCCAATTGCACCTAGTCGAGGTATTATTTATGACCGCAAAGGGATCCCCCTTGCTCTTAACCGTACTATTTATCAGCTAGAAGTTGTACCTGAAAAAGTCACAAACTTACAAGAAACGCTTGAAAGTTTAAGAGATGTTGTTGACTTGACTGATGAAGATATTGCGACCTTTGAAAAAGAGCGTAAGCGTTCTCGCCGATTTAGCTCTATAGCCTTAAAAACTACACTTAGCCAAGTACAAGTCGCGCGTTTTGCTATCAATCAGTATCGTTATCCTGGCTTAGAAATCAAAGGCTATCAACGCCGTTATTACCCTTATGGCTCAGCCTTGACACATGTCATTGGTTATGTAGCAAAAATTAACGATAAAGATGTTGAACGCCTTGATAAAGAAGGCTTATCACCTAACTATGCGGCGACTCATGATATTGGTAAGTTAGGTATTGAGCGTTATTATGAGTCAGTATTACACGGAACAACTGGCTATGAAGAAGTTGAAGTCAATAGCCGTGGCCGTGTTATTCGCCAATTACACGAACAACCCCCACAAGCAGGTAAAGATATTTATCTTACCATTGATCTTGAATTACAGACTTATATTGAAACATTACTTACTACAAGCCGAGCCGCGGTTGTAGTGACTGATCCTCGCAATGGTGAAATTTTAGCCCTAGTCTCAAACCCAAGTTATGACCCAAACTTATTTGTAGGCGGTATTTCTAATACAGATTATCAAGGATTACTAAATAACCCAGATAGGCCTTTAATAAATCGAACAACACAAGGTCTTTATCCTCCAGCATCAACAGTTAAACCTTTTATGTCTGTTGCTGCATTAAGCGAAGGTGTTATCACTGCAAACACGACTATTCACGACCCCGGCTGGTGGCAACTTCCTGGCTCTGAAAAACGTTATCGCGACTGGAAACGTTGGGGACATGGCAAACTCAACGTCACAAAATCGATTGTTGAATCTGCAGATACTTTCTTTTACCAAGTTGCTTATGATATGGGAATAGACCGAATATCTACATGGATGAGTCGTTTCGGCTATGGTGAATATACGGGGATCGATTTATCAGAAGAGCGAAACGGTATAATGCCAACACGAGAGTGGAAGCAACAGCGTTATAAAAAACCTTGGTATCAAGGTGATACAATACCGGTTGGTATAGGACAAGGGTATTGGACAGCAACACCTATTCAAATGACAAAAGCCTTAATGACATTAATAAATGATGGACAAGTGAAAACCCCTCACCTGCTTTATGGCACGAAGCTTGGTAATGAGATGTTACCTTATGTTGATACTGAAACGCGCCAAATTGGTGATATCAACTCAGGTTATTGGGAATTAGCAAAGCATGGTATGTATGGTGTTGCTAATTTTCCTAATGGTACGGGTCGTCGTAGTTTTGCTGATGCGCCCTACAAAATTGCGGCTAAATCAGGAACAGCCCAGGTCTTTAGTTATGAAACTTATAACGCTAGCCAATTAGCTGAGCACCTTCGTGACCATAAACTAATGATTGCATTTGCCCCTTATGATAATCCAACTGTAGCGATTTCAATTATTTTAGAAAATGGTGGTGCGGGTCCTTCAGTCGGTGATATTACAAGACAAATTCTTGACCACATTCTCCTTGGTGATAACAACACAGTATTACCTGATTCACCCCCCGCTCCGCGTGGTTCAGAGGAATAA
- the rlmH gene encoding Ribosomal RNA large subunit methyltransferase H, whose product MKLQLIAVGTKMPDWIQTGFMDYLNRFPKDMPLELIEISAGKRGKNADIKRILEKEGEQMLAAVGKGNRIVTLDIPGSRWDTPKLAEQLERWKLDGRNVSLLIGGPEGLAPACKAAAEQSWSLSPLTMPHPLVRVVVAESLYRAWSITTNHPYHRE is encoded by the coding sequence TTGAAATTACAGCTCATTGCCGTTGGTACAAAAATGCCGGACTGGATACAGACCGGCTTTATGGATTATCTTAACCGATTCCCAAAAGATATGCCTTTAGAGCTCATCGAAATCTCCGCAGGTAAACGCGGAAAAAATGCGGATATAAAACGTATTCTCGAAAAAGAAGGAGAACAAATGTTAGCCGCTGTCGGTAAAGGGAATCGTATTGTTACTCTCGATATTCCTGGCTCTCGCTGGGATACGCCAAAACTTGCAGAACAACTTGAACGATGGAAGCTAGATGGTAGAAATGTCAGCTTACTCATTGGTGGCCCTGAAGGATTAGCACCCGCTTGTAAAGCTGCCGCTGAACAAAGTTGGTCTTTATCCCCGTTAACAATGCCACACCCTCTTGTTCGTGTCGTGGTTGCAGAAAGCCTTTATCGAGCATGGAGTATTACGACAAACCATCCTTATCATCGTGAATAA
- the ybeB gene encoding ribosome-associated protein, with protein MQGSELQQFIIDKLEDSKAQDIIALDVRGKSSVTDYMIICTGTSSRHLMSVADNLVDDCRQAGLQPLGVEGQGISDWIVVDLGEAMVHVMQEDSRRMYELEKLWS; from the coding sequence TTGCAAGGCTCTGAATTACAGCAATTTATTATTGATAAACTTGAAGATTCTAAAGCTCAAGACATTATTGCATTAGATGTCCGTGGAAAATCAAGTGTAACTGATTACATGATTATTTGTACGGGTACATCAAGCAGACACCTCATGTCTGTTGCAGATAATCTCGTTGATGATTGTCGTCAAGCGGGATTACAACCTTTAGGTGTTGAAGGACAAGGCATTTCTGACTGGATTGTCGTCGATCTTGGTGAAGCCATGGTACACGTGATGCAAGAAGACAGCCGCCGTATGTACGAACTTGAAAAACTCTGGAGCTGA